Proteins co-encoded in one Christiangramia fulva genomic window:
- a CDS encoding mechanosensitive ion channel family protein has protein sequence MLPNIIGGIIVLLFFIILGKLFYKYVGGQIQLKWKQSIISNFIAEASKWAFYLVGIIIALNLFGFGGIASNLMAGAGISAIIFGFAFKDIGENFLAGIILALKRPFEIGDIIEVDGYKGNVKHIDLRLTHLRNVEGKDIYIPNSSIIKNTLINYTKDGYLRVNFMIGIAPECEINLTRNLILDYLKQNRQILKTPPPNVIVQELGEFTTDLQILFWVDILTNKKLPDSYLGHNIRSKAIADIKEILDKNNISMPSQVIEHKMYQDNKIEIRKNE, from the coding sequence ATGTTACCCAATATTATCGGGGGTATTATCGTCTTACTATTTTTCATAATCCTGGGAAAGCTGTTTTATAAATATGTGGGCGGCCAGATTCAGTTAAAATGGAAACAGAGCATTATCTCTAATTTCATTGCTGAAGCCAGCAAATGGGCTTTTTATCTTGTTGGGATAATTATAGCCTTAAATCTTTTCGGTTTTGGAGGTATCGCGAGCAATTTGATGGCCGGTGCCGGTATTAGCGCCATTATCTTCGGATTTGCTTTTAAGGATATTGGGGAGAATTTCCTGGCAGGAATTATTTTAGCTCTTAAAAGACCCTTTGAAATTGGTGATATTATTGAGGTTGATGGCTATAAAGGAAACGTTAAACACATCGATCTAAGACTAACGCACCTGCGAAATGTGGAAGGGAAAGATATTTATATTCCCAATTCTTCGATCATAAAAAATACGCTGATAAACTATACCAAAGACGGTTATCTAAGAGTGAATTTTATGATTGGCATTGCACCCGAATGTGAAATAAATCTTACCCGAAATCTGATCCTGGATTACTTAAAACAGAACCGGCAAATTTTAAAAACCCCTCCCCCGAATGTTATAGTGCAGGAACTAGGTGAATTCACCACAGATCTACAGATACTTTTCTGGGTTGATATTTTAACGAACAAAAAATTACCAGACAGCTACCTGGGCCATAACATCAGAAGCAAGGCCATTGCTGATATCAAAGAAATTTTAGATAAAAACAATATCTCCATGCCTTCACAGGTAATTGAACATAAAATGTACCAGGACAATAAGATTGAAATCCGCAAAAATGAATAA
- the mgtE gene encoding magnesium transporter: MTDLKEKHPADIAEQLAEMDEKERDISFLLLGNKKTEVFSYFDDQTKEEVVKGLGDNELAKLINNMNPDDRTGLFENFPDELIKHLVNLLNESERNIALNLIGYEKDSIARLMTPHYIQARSNWTVEKVLNQIKRFGKKAETLNFIYVVDENNKLIDDLRIGELLMAELDTKISDLMDYDFIGIRTNLNIEDAFNTFDKYDRSALPIITDNGTLVGIVTFDDILDKIKERDTEDIQKFGGVEGLELSYTKTPLLELVRKRAGWLIILFIGEMLTASAMGYFDAEIEKAVVLALFVPLIISSGGNSGSQAASLIIRAMALRELRLKDWWYVMRKEILSGLLLGTILGTIGFIRIFVWQETGIYDYGPFWLWVGLSVSVSLLFIVLWGTLSGSLIPFALKKLGLDPATASAPFVATLVDVTGLIIYFSVAAMFLSGKLL, translated from the coding sequence ATGACTGATTTAAAAGAAAAACATCCGGCTGATATCGCAGAACAATTGGCTGAAATGGATGAAAAGGAGCGGGATATTTCTTTTTTATTGTTGGGAAACAAAAAAACGGAAGTCTTCAGCTATTTTGATGATCAAACAAAAGAAGAAGTCGTAAAAGGTCTTGGTGACAATGAACTTGCCAAACTGATCAACAATATGAACCCCGATGACCGCACGGGTTTATTTGAAAATTTCCCCGATGAACTTATCAAGCACCTGGTAAATCTCCTCAATGAATCTGAGCGCAATATCGCCCTCAATCTTATTGGGTACGAGAAAGACAGCATCGCCAGGTTAATGACCCCGCACTATATCCAGGCGCGTTCAAACTGGACCGTAGAAAAGGTCCTGAACCAGATCAAAAGATTTGGCAAAAAAGCCGAAACCCTCAACTTTATTTATGTTGTTGATGAAAACAACAAGCTTATAGACGATTTGAGAATTGGTGAATTATTAATGGCAGAACTCGATACAAAGATTTCTGACCTTATGGACTATGATTTTATTGGCATAAGAACGAACCTGAACATTGAAGATGCCTTTAATACATTCGACAAATATGATCGGTCTGCACTGCCGATTATAACCGATAACGGCACGTTGGTGGGGATCGTGACCTTTGACGATATTCTGGACAAGATCAAGGAACGGGATACCGAGGACATTCAAAAATTTGGTGGTGTGGAAGGTCTGGAACTTTCATACACAAAGACTCCTCTGCTTGAACTGGTAAGAAAAAGGGCCGGCTGGCTTATCATCCTCTTTATTGGTGAAATGCTAACCGCTTCTGCCATGGGTTATTTTGACGCCGAAATAGAAAAAGCCGTTGTTTTGGCACTTTTCGTTCCGCTTATCATATCAAGCGGTGGTAATTCCGGTTCGCAGGCAGCTTCACTTATTATCCGCGCCATGGCCCTGCGGGAATTAAGACTTAAAGACTGGTGGTATGTAATGCGCAAAGAAATTCTTTCAGGATTATTACTGGGAACTATTTTAGGCACGATAGGTTTTATTCGGATCTTCGTTTGGCAGGAGACCGGCATTTATGATTATGGCCCGTTCTGGCTGTGGGTGGGTTTGTCTGTCTCGGTTTCCCTGCTTTTCATTGTACTTTGGGGAACACTTTCCGGTTCTTTGATACCTTTTGCCCTAAAGAAGTTAGGCCTGGATCCTGCAACCGCTTCCGCTCCTTTTGTAGCTACCCTGGTGGATGTAACAGGGCTTATCATTTACTTTTCAGTTGCGGCCATGTTCCTTTCGGGTAAACTACTTTAG
- a CDS encoding nitrilase family protein, which translates to MKANDTMKIAVAQFEPKDGDKNYNLSLIRDLAKRAKAKGADVISFHEMSITAYTFTKDLSRDEMIELAEEVPSGKSTNELIKISSELDIIILAGLVEISEDKIYNTYICVNKTGLVAKHRKLHPFISKFMSAGDSYCVFDLLGWKCGILTCYDNNVIENVRATCILGADLIFAPHVTGCTPSAMPGRGYVADEFWQNRENDPVSLRQEFDGPKGRQWLMRWLPARAYDNGVYYAFSNPIGYDGEHLKNGNSMIIDPYGEVLSEIRSFENDITISTITKDKLGLSGGFRYKNARRPELYKNILGKDHKSETSPVWMKKNNASES; encoded by the coding sequence ATGAAAGCTAACGACACGATGAAAATAGCAGTCGCTCAATTTGAACCTAAAGATGGCGATAAGAACTACAATCTTTCGCTTATTAGGGATCTTGCGAAAAGGGCTAAGGCTAAGGGAGCCGATGTGATCAGTTTCCATGAAATGAGCATTACAGCTTACACTTTCACGAAAGACCTCAGCAGGGATGAAATGATCGAATTAGCAGAAGAGGTTCCATCAGGAAAAAGTACCAATGAACTCATAAAGATTTCTTCAGAATTAGATATTATCATCCTGGCCGGGCTGGTTGAGATTTCTGAAGATAAAATTTACAATACTTATATCTGTGTAAATAAAACCGGATTGGTGGCCAAACATCGCAAGCTGCATCCGTTTATCAGTAAATTCATGTCGGCCGGGGATAGCTATTGTGTCTTTGATCTTTTAGGCTGGAAATGCGGAATTTTAACCTGCTACGATAACAATGTCATCGAAAATGTACGTGCCACCTGTATTTTAGGCGCCGACCTGATCTTTGCCCCTCATGTCACCGGTTGCACTCCTTCCGCCATGCCGGGCCGGGGTTATGTGGCTGATGAATTCTGGCAGAATCGTGAAAACGATCCTGTTTCTCTTCGCCAGGAATTCGACGGACCCAAAGGCCGCCAATGGCTTATGAGATGGCTTCCGGCGCGGGCTTATGATAACGGGGTTTATTATGCGTTTTCCAATCCTATAGGGTACGACGGTGAACATTTAAAGAATGGGAATTCTATGATCATCGACCCTTACGGGGAAGTTTTATCTGAGATTAGATCTTTTGAAAACGACATTACTATTTCTACCATCACCAAAGATAAACTAGGACTTTCCGGCGGCTTCAGATATAAAAATGCACGCCGTCCTGAACTTTATAAAAATATCCTCGGAAAAGACCATAAATCTGAAACTTCTCCCGTTTGGATGAAGAAAAATAATGCTTCAGAAAGCTGA
- a CDS encoding type II toxin-antitoxin system HigB family toxin yields MKRIVSKKILREFWEKHPDSEQYLKTWYETAKTSHWNSPNDIKKTYINASILKDSRVVFNIKGNSYRLIVKFNYNRQWAFIRFVGTHAEYDKIDADTI; encoded by the coding sequence ATGAAAAGAATAGTTTCAAAAAAGATATTAAGAGAATTCTGGGAAAAACATCCTGATTCAGAACAATATCTAAAGACCTGGTATGAAACAGCTAAAACTTCCCATTGGAATTCTCCCAATGACATTAAGAAAACTTATATAAATGCCAGCATTTTAAAAGATAGTAGAGTCGTTTTCAACATTAAAGGAAACTCATATAGGTTAATTGTAAAATTTAATTACAACAGACAATGGGCTTTTATAAGATTTGTTGGGACACATGCAGAATATGATAAAATAGATGCTGATACCATTTAA
- a CDS encoding helix-turn-helix domain-containing protein — translation MNIKPLKNEQDYEKALERLEVIFDAPANSQEGDEAEILSMLIDNFENEHYPIEAPDPIEAIKIRMEEMNLKQKDLVGVIGGKSRVSEILNKKKRLTVDMIRELERILNISASVLVTNYQLSK, via the coding sequence ATGAATATTAAACCTTTAAAAAACGAACAAGATTACGAGAAAGCTTTAGAACGGCTTGAGGTAATATTTGATGCTCCAGCGAACTCCCAAGAAGGAGACGAAGCAGAAATCCTATCAATGTTAATCGATAATTTCGAAAATGAACATTATCCAATTGAAGCTCCAGATCCAATTGAAGCTATAAAGATCAGGATGGAAGAAATGAATCTTAAGCAAAAAGATTTAGTTGGCGTAATTGGTGGAAAAAGTAGAGTTTCAGAAATTTTGAATAAAAAGAAAAGGTTGACTGTAGATATGATTAGAGAATTGGAAAGAATTCTAAATATTTCTGCTTCTGTATTGGTAACTAATTACCAGTTATCTAAATAA